The region ATGGCCGTTGTCTTCACGCGGCGGGCTCTGGAGCGCGTGCTGGGGTTGACGGCGTGAAGTTCGAACACCGTGTCGAGATCGCCGCGCCGCAGGCAACCGTGCGCGCCTTTTTGGACGACGTGCCGCGCTCCGCCCGCTGCCTGCCCGGTCTGGAAGAGCTGCAGCCGCTTGAGGACGGCTGGTACGAGGGCCGCGTGGGCATGAAGCTCGGCCCGGTCGGCTTTCATTTCACCGGCAAGGCGCGGCTGGAGCGAGCGAGCGAGCGCTGGCAGCTGCACGGTGAGGGCCGTGACCGGCGCGTGGGCGCCGGTGTCGTCGCCCGCATCGAGGCGAGCCTCGACGACCTGCCGGCGGCGCAGGCCGCGAGCCTGCCGGGCACATCCGTAC is a window of Dehalococcoidia bacterium DNA encoding:
- a CDS encoding SRPBCC domain-containing protein encodes the protein MKFEHRVEIAAPQATVRAFLDDVPRSARCLPGLEELQPLEDGWYEGRVGMKLGPVGFHFTGKARLERASERWQLHGEGRDRRVGAGVVARIEASLDDLPAAQAASLPGTSVQISADMQFSGRLAELGQPLIKRKADALVKEFALNLQRALAGRNEEIGGDRK